From Bacteroidota bacterium, one genomic window encodes:
- a CDS encoding NAD kinase, translating into MKLAIFGRITERTDLAFLARFFDFLKEKKVAYLVHYKYSEELEKVMPEWPDHIAPFILTDEKQLDECDFAYSFGGDGTFLNTAMVVKGILPVLGVNFGRLGFLTTVTQEHLLAATTEIMKDMYRIDLRWGIEVESSPAGLFGDYNFGLNDFTIHKSESNEMITVHTYINGEFLNSYWGDGLVIATPTGSTAYSLSCGGPIIHPNANALVVTPVAPHSLTVRPMILADDCVISFSLETRTGRAMVALDTRTVPVSDKVEIAIRKSKEPVKMLRVQSGNYLDTLRGRLMWGTDKRNWKERMG; encoded by the coding sequence GCATCACCGAACGCACCGACCTCGCCTTTCTGGCCCGCTTTTTCGACTTTTTGAAGGAGAAGAAAGTGGCTTACTTGGTGCATTACAAATATTCGGAGGAGCTTGAGAAGGTGATGCCCGAATGGCCCGATCACATCGCGCCGTTTATCCTGACCGACGAAAAACAGCTTGACGAATGCGACTTTGCCTACAGCTTTGGCGGGGACGGCACCTTTTTGAATACGGCCATGGTGGTCAAGGGCATTCTCCCCGTTTTGGGCGTCAACTTCGGACGGCTCGGGTTTTTGACGACCGTGACGCAGGAGCACCTGCTTGCCGCGACGACCGAGATCATGAAAGACATGTACCGCATCGACTTGCGGTGGGGCATTGAAGTTGAAAGTTCGCCGGCGGGATTGTTTGGGGACTACAATTTTGGCCTGAACGATTTCACAATCCATAAAAGCGAAAGCAACGAGATGATCACCGTCCACACCTATATCAATGGTGAGTTCCTGAACAGCTATTGGGGTGACGGATTGGTGATTGCGACCCCGACCGGATCGACGGCTTATTCGCTGTCTTGCGGTGGCCCGATCATCCACCCCAATGCCAATGCATTGGTTGTCACGCCCGTAGCGCCGCATTCATTGACCGTTCGCCCAATGATTCTCGCCGATGACTGCGTGATTTCCTTTAGTCTGGAGACGCGCACCGGGCGGGCGATGGTTGCCTTGGACACGCGTACGGTGCCCGTAAGCGACAAAGTAGAGATCGCCATTCGCAAGAGCAAGGAGCCGGTCAAGATGCTGCGTGTGCAGTCGGGCAACTATCTGGACACCCTTCGCGGTCGCCTCATGTGGGGCACCGACAAGCGGAATTGGAAGGAAAGAATGGGTTGA